The DNA segment ttccacttcaatgaaaaagtatgcatcggtaaccttgatatattcatgatgggtatcggcaggcccgtaacagcgtgtaggtatcgctttactgcacataaatatttctggttttttccatttgcttaactcaagcttgtcatgaaaaattgctctgaatattaagcaggcaaaacacatggataacaatgagatccattaactattaccctgtctgtattacgagcaactagtttccatttaagcgaggcgtaaagttggtcgccagaaaaaactgtccctatcagcgaggatcatattaacggggcacgactgtattcatcatttcacacaaaaacattgccctgcaagtttggcaacctgtagccctgtgactgcaccctaatcttgattttgtgagggatgtagatgtaggtctcgctctgaggcaaacataaatatgctttttttatatattttttgcagctgaagctggtcctagtggcctcagcggtgccaaagagagtgtcagacagccagtgatgacaccagcatcaggaacgcccaagagtcggcggaggaagggcgcagttgtgtacacccctcgcaccaaaaagcgcttcgagaagttgcattctcgaagcgacaggtaccgaaaggcactgagtcggattaggaaaaggcacgacacaaggcgagtaacgcagcaggaggctctcaacaagcttgaaccgcatttgccacaagacctttttgaattggttaaagctcaaatcaggctctgctcatttccgaaatccaaaaagcactggtcaaaacaaatgaaacaattcgctctcaatttgttctttcactctccaaAAGCTTATCGCTTCCTCAGAGAAATGCTCCATTTGCCACATGTGAGGACGCTAAGGCGCTGGCTGGCAGACATCCCAATGACACCTGGTATCATTCCAGGTGCCATGGATGCAGTAGAATCAATTACAAAAGATTGGCCACTACAAGAcaaggcatgctgtcttttattcgatgaaatatccttgaaaaaaaatttgatgtatgATCAATCAAAAGATATTGTAATTGGCTTCACAGATGATGGGAATACTAGGACTTCTCGTGTGGTAAACATAGCCCTTGTTATGGCGGTGTCTGGCATATCAAGAAGTTGGATGCAGCCAGTAGC comes from the Amblyomma americanum isolate KBUSLIRL-KWMA chromosome 1, ASM5285725v1, whole genome shotgun sequence genome and includes:
- the LOC144118522 gene encoding uncharacterized protein LOC144118522; translated protein: MLGHDYLPLPSTLGLGTIAGADSAVHDTDDPHSSRAPQLTDVQTTPPPPADEEGAAQSTPIRVIASASWDSPDYAEAGPSGLSGAKESVRQPVMTPASGTPKSRRRKGAVVYTPRTKKRFEKLHSRSDRYRKALSRIRKRHDTRRVTQQEALNKLEPHLPQDLFELVKAQIRLCSFPKSKKHWSKQMKQFALNLFFHSPKAYRFLREMLHLPHVRTLRRWLADIPMTPGIIPGAMDAI